In Petrotoga sp. 9PWA.NaAc.5.4, the genomic window AAGCAATATCCGCGGTATATTCTACCGCGGATTCTAATTCATTACAAACTGGACACTTCGCAAACCATTTGTCAGACTCATAACCACAATTATTACAAATATAATATTTCTCCGGTTTTCTCAAGTGTTAACCACTTTCTTTTCAACCTTTTTTTGACGATTTGGAGCTTTTCTAAAAGATAATTTGTTATCGTTCTTTTTGTATGTAATAATTATTTTGTCTCCTTCTTCATATTTACCTCTTAGAATTTCTTCCGATAAAGGATCTTCAATATATCGTTGTATAGTTCTCTTTAAAGGCCTTGCCCCAAAAACTGGATCATATCCTTTTTCTAATAAGAATGTCATCGCACTTTCTTTTACAGACAGTCCAAGATTTTTTTCTTCCAGTCTGCTCTTGAGATCAGAAAGTTGTATATTAATAATGTCTTTCAATTGTTCTTTTGTTAATGGATGAAATACAATTACATCATCTAATCTGTTTATAAACTCAGGTTTGAAAGTTTTCTTAACTGCAGACATTACTTGTTCTTTAATATCTTTGTATTCGTTTTCTAAATTGTTTTCTTCAACAAAACCTAAGCTTCTCTTAGATTTATTAATTTGTTCAGAACCTAGATTAGAGGTCATTATTATAATAGCATTTCTAAAATCAACGGTTCGTCCTTGGGAATCCGTGAGTCTTCCTTCGTCCATTATTTGTAAAAGTATATTATAAACATCAGGGTGAGCTTTTTCAATTTCATCTAATAAGATCACAGAGTATGGTCTTCTTCTTACAATCTCTGTCAATTGACCTCCTTCATCGTATCCAACATATCCAGGAGGTGCACCAACAAGTCTTGAGACACTAAACTTTTCCATATACTCACTCATATCTATTCTCACCAAATGCGTATCATCACCAAACAAATAACTGGCCAACGTCTTTGCTAACTCAGTTTTTCCTACTCCCGTAGGCCCTAAAAACAAGAATACACCATTTGGACGTCGTGGATCTTTTAAGCCACTTCTTGCTCTTCTTATTGCTTTAGCAATCGATTTTATAGCTTCATCTTGTCCCACTACCCTTTTGTGTAACACTATTTCCAAATTCAAAAGTCTCTGCATTTCTTCAACCTGTAATTGTTGCAAAGGTACTCCTGTCCAATTCGAGATAATTTCAGAAATATTTTCCTCTGAAATAGGAATAATTTTATTTTCTGCTTCATTTCTCCACTTAACATATGTTTCCTTGTACTTTTCTTTCATTTCTTCTCTCTTTTTTTCAAGTTTTTCAGGATCTTTATTACTAATTTCTAAATTTTCAATCTTTTCAGCTTCTATTCTTAAGTCTTCAGGAAGTGTAAGAGCTTTTAATCTTGCTTTAGCTCCAGCTTCATCTATAACATCTATAGCTTTATCCGGCAACTGACGATCTGTTATATATCTTGCTGAAAGATGTACTGCCGCTTCGATAGCACTGTTAGTATATTTTACTTTATGATGTTCCTCATATTTAAATTTTATGCCTTGAAGAATATTAATTGTCTCTTCTATGCTTGGTTCGGATACATAAATTTTTTGAAACCTTCTTTCCAACGCAGGATCTTTTTCAATAAATTTTCTATACTCGCTTGAAGTAGTCGAACCTATAATAGTAATTTTCCCATTGGCTAATGCAGGTTTCAAGACATTCGCAGCATCCATTGACGATCCTTCAGCTGCTCCAGCTTCTACTATCATGTGTAACTCATCTATAAAAAGTATAATATCTTCTGTTTTCTCCAATATTTGCATCAACTTCTTCATTCTTTTTTCAAATTCGCCTCTATATTTAGTTCCTGCAACTAAAGCCGTAATATCTAAGGAAAATATAGTTTTACTTTTTAAAATTTCTGGGACAGAACCATTGGCTATTCTCTGTGCTAAACCTTCAACAACCGCACTTTTTCCTACCCCTGCTTCACCAATTAAAACAGGATTATTTTTCTTCCTTCTTACCAAAATTTCCATAACCCTATTTATTTCTACTTCTCTTCCTATAACAGGATCTAATTTATTATTTTCTGCCAATGCCGTAAGATCTATCCCAAATTCCTCTAATTGTTTAAGTGCGTTTTGCTTTTGTCGTTTACGTTCTTCCAATTCCTCTGTTTTTAATATTTCTCCTTTTCCCAAAGGCTCGCCTTTCATCATAATTTCAGCTAATTCTTTTCTCATTAAGGAAAGATTGATTCCATACCTTTTTAATATGTGAGAAGCTATTCCTTCTGCTTCTCTACATATTCCTAACAACAAATGCTCCGCATCAATCTTGCTAAAGCCCATTAATTCAGCTTCATCATACGCTAACTCTAATATCCTTTTAGCCCTGGGAGTTGGCTGAGGAGAACCTATAATTCCTTGTGTAGAATTTGTTCCCACAACATTAGTAATTTCCATTTTTATGGAATTATAGTGAAGATTAAATTCTTCAAATATTTTATCTAAATACTTTCCTCCTACTCTCAATAATCCCAAAAGAATGTGCTCGGTTCCTACATATGGATGTCCCATTTCCTTCGCTTCGTTCTGAGCTTCTATAAAAACTTTGGCCGCTCTTTCTGTAAAATTATCAAACATGGATATGCTCCTCCTTCTTGATACACTATA contains:
- a CDS encoding ATP-dependent Clp protease ATP-binding subunit encodes the protein MFDNFTERAAKVFIEAQNEAKEMGHPYVGTEHILLGLLRVGGKYLDKIFEEFNLHYNSIKMEITNVVGTNSTQGIIGSPQPTPRAKRILELAYDEAELMGFSKIDAEHLLLGICREAEGIASHILKRYGINLSLMRKELAEIMMKGEPLGKGEILKTEELEERKRQKQNALKQLEEFGIDLTALAENNKLDPVIGREVEINRVMEILVRRKKNNPVLIGEAGVGKSAVVEGLAQRIANGSVPEILKSKTIFSLDITALVAGTKYRGEFEKRMKKLMQILEKTEDIILFIDELHMIVEAGAAEGSSMDAANVLKPALANGKITIIGSTTSSEYRKFIEKDPALERRFQKIYVSEPSIEETINILQGIKFKYEEHHKVKYTNSAIEAAVHLSARYITDRQLPDKAIDVIDEAGAKARLKALTLPEDLRIEAEKIENLEISNKDPEKLEKKREEMKEKYKETYVKWRNEAENKIIPISEENISEIISNWTGVPLQQLQVEEMQRLLNLEIVLHKRVVGQDEAIKSIAKAIRRARSGLKDPRRPNGVFLFLGPTGVGKTELAKTLASYLFGDDTHLVRIDMSEYMEKFSVSRLVGAPPGYVGYDEGGQLTEIVRRRPYSVILLDEIEKAHPDVYNILLQIMDEGRLTDSQGRTVDFRNAIIIMTSNLGSEQINKSKRSLGFVEENNLENEYKDIKEQVMSAVKKTFKPEFINRLDDVIVFHPLTKEQLKDIINIQLSDLKSRLEEKNLGLSVKESAMTFLLEKGYDPVFGARPLKRTIQRYIEDPLSEEILRGKYEEGDKIIITYKKNDNKLSFRKAPNRQKKVEKKVVNT